The genomic DNA ACTACGTCACCTCGGACAACCTGATCAACGGAACCAGGTGGCTACGCAACAGTTGGTCGGGCGATGCTGCCCAGTCCTTCGAGAATGGAACGAACGCTCTGGGCCAGGCGGTGGCAACACGCAGCACCGACCTCGATGCGGTCGCGAAGATCATCGAACACGGTGGCGCGGCACTCGAGCGCCTGACCTACAACCAGGCGCTCGGCGTGGCATCTGCTCTCACTCAACCGATCAGCGCCGTGAACTTCACACTGCCGCTGGGAGTGTGGGCTCAACTCATCGACAAGCCCATGCCGGAGTCGGTGCGGTCTGTGGTCACTTCGGCGATCGACAGCATGAAGACCGCCGCACTGTCCCGGCAGGACGCGATCACCGCGCTCATCGATCGCATCGCTGCGGCGCTGAACTATTCGCCCGGCCGGGCCGCACCGACCTTCAACGCGAGCGACTTCGAGATTCCGGAAAAGGTGGTCGTCGACATGGGAATGTTGCGCTACGGATACGGCGGCAACGCCTGGTGGGAGGACTCCATTGCGTCCGCCACCTGATCCCGCAATTCCGTCCAGCCATCCCCAATTCGGATCCGATCGCAGCATTCTCAACCGATCGGAAGCGGGCCTGATCAGCACTTCGACCGCTCCTGCGGTGATGCTGTACTTCGAGACGAAGGGATATACGTTCGCTGCCGACATATTCGATGCCTATCTGGCCAACCACGGACCCGACTACGAGTACATCATCAGCGCTGAAAATGTGAAACAGATCGTGCAGACGCAGGTCGTCATCGACACCGCGGCTGCCCATGTGGACTGGATCAAACAGGAAGCGAAACGCAATCCGGACATGATCGGCACCACGCAGGAGATAACACACCCCTGGGAACCGATCACGGTCACCGACAACTCCGATGTCGTCCTCGCACTCGGAACCTTCTCGGTGGCAGTCGGTGCCGACGCCCTGGTACAACGCTCCGGTGAAACACTCCAGGCAGAGATCCGCTACCGAATCTATGCCTACGACCTGTATGACTTCGACAAGACTGTCGACTGGACGTCGATGGATGTGGAACTGTCGGTCAAGAAGGGACTGAACCACGACATGCGGCAGTTGGAGGAAGCCGGCTGGGCGCGCAGTTTCAAAGCCCGCGGCAACACCGAAGCTCTCGGCGACTACTCCTGGTCCGGGAACCTGTGAACCGCACCGGAAGGGTGCGCGCGATCCCGGCCTGGGTCGTGGCAGGTGTGTTCGCGCTGGCCGGCTGCGGCAACTCGCCAGAGGACACGGCCGTGCCCGAATGCGGCAACATCCACTTCCCCGAGAGCGCCCACATCGTCTACCAGACCGGCGATCAAGAGTTCAGCGGGGAGGCCCACGTGGAGGTGGTTGCCGAATTCCCGGCTGCTCAACTCGCGGACTTCACCACAGCATCGCGACTCGGCGAATTCACCGCGGGCGTACCGAGCAACTGGCAGAAGCACTACTGGCAGGACAGCGGCGTGGCCGACACCCTGGGCGCCGAAACCAACGAGAACTTCTCGGACTGGGACGGTACGACCGGACGTCAGGTCGTCATCCACCACCTCGACGCCGACACGGTGCGGGTCTTCACCCGAGGTTGGTGCTGACCGGATCGCGGGTTTGGCCGAAAACCATCGACGTGATCGCCCGCGAACTCGGCGAGCTGAGGCTGATCACCAGGTCGGTATCAGGTGCCCTCGACAATCCAGCGGAACTCGGTGCGCCGGGTGCTGTACCAGTCGCGGAGCCACGGGGTCGCTCGGGCCGGCGGAAGGATGGATCGGATGGTCTCGTCGTCGGAGCGGGCCGACACCGGGCGCCGAAACGTTCCAGCGGGCCGATCCCGGCTTCTGGGAGGGGCATCGGTGAGAATGGCGGTGATATCGCACCTGCTCGAGGAAAGAGATCACCATGGCGAAGCGGAAATGGAAAGACCTGAGCGTTCGTAGCCGCAGGTTGATCGTGGTCACGACGGTGCTCGAAGGAATTCTGAAGATCGCGGCGCTGGTGGACCTCGCGCGCCGCCCGGCGACGGAGATCCGCGGTTCCAAGCGTGCGTGGGCGACGGCCGTGCTGCTGGTGAACTCGGTGGGCGCCGTGCCGCTCGCGTACTTCCTGTTCGGCCGGCGGCGGGCACGCAGGGCCTGACGGCCGACATGCTGGACGGCCGTACAGCGTAAACTCCCGGCGCTATGACGGGACACCTGAATCTCGACGGCGGCTTCGGCGCGCTCATCGGACTGGATATGGTCGAATTCGATCCACCCGGTGCACGCAGTGTCTGTCGGATCGCCGTCGCGGCCAAGCATCTCAATCCACACGGCGTGCTGCACGGCGGGGTGATGTACTCGATGGCCGATCAGGGCATGGGCGCGGCCGTGTATTGCGTTCTCGCCGAAGGCGAATCCTGCGCCACGATCGAGATCAAGATCGTCTACCTCGCCGCCGTCCGCGACGGCGTGGTCGAATGCGAGTCCCGCGTGATCAATCGAGGCCGACGGGTCATCGCCCTCGAGTCGGAGATCCGCAACGCGGGCCGCCTGGTCGCCAAGGCCCTGGGCACATTCGCCGTCTTCCCCTCTCCAGCACGCGAATGAGCGCGCGGCGCTTTCGGAATCCCGGCTCATGCAGCGAGACCTTCGAACGCGCCAAGGCGGCCATCGCGGAGTGTCAGGCGGATTTCACCGATCCAGCCGTCAGCCCAGGAGTTCCCTCATGTGATGCGATCGCCCGGTCGACTGCATGACACGTTGTCCGTCCGTCGCACCCAGGGCCTCGGCGAGGGCGGGTTCCAGCGAACCCGCCAGGCCGGTCAGCGAATCGACCAGCAGGTCGAGCAGATCGGCGCGGGGGACGGGCTCGGTGCGCAGCCAGGTGAGGGTGGTTTCCTCGACGAAGGCGATCCAGCCACGGATGCCGAGCAGGAGACGGGGGCGGTTCTCTTCGGCGACAGGGGTCGGCAGTTCGGTCAGCAGGAGTTCGACGACGGCGTCTCGGGTGGCGTCGACCAGCGGCCCGAGCTCGGGGTCGACGCTGGTGGGGCCGCGCAACAGGGCCAGGTACGAGCTGCGGTTCTCGCAGACGTAGTCGATATAGCGGGCGATGGAATCGCGCAGCATCTCGGGGATGGACAGCGTGCGGTCGGGGGTGAGGCGGGCCAGGAGTTCGGCGTTGGCGTGGCCGACGACGGCCCGCTGGAAGTCCCTCTTGGTGGGGAAGTAGTGGAAGAGCAGGCCGCGGGAGATACCGGCTTCGGCGGCGATGGCGCTGATCGAGATCTCCTCGATCGCGCGTTCGCCGAGCATCTTCGCGCCCAGCGCGATCAGTTGACTACGCCTTTCGTCCGGGCTCAGCCGGATCCTTTTGGCCCTTTCGCCGGATTGCACGCTCACGAGATCATCTTACTGAACGTCGCTCAATACTGTTGACTCACGCTCAGTAGCGCCGTAATCTGCATTACATGAGTCGCAAGGTTACAGACAATGCGGTCGTGACAGACGATGCCGTCGTGACAGACACTGCCGTCGATGACGGGCAGCGCACGCCCCGGCATGTGAAGACGATCATCATCGGCAGCGGATTCGCCGGCCTCGGCCTGGCGATCAAGCTGAAGCAGCAGGGCCGGACCGATTATCTGGTCCTCGAGCGCGGTAGCGACGTCGGCGGCACCTGGCGCGACAACACCTACCCCGGCGCGGCCTGCGACGTGCCCTCGCACCTGTACTCGTATTCCTTCGCGCTCAACCCGAACTGGTCGCGCTCGTTCTCCCGGCAGGGCGAGATCCAGTCCTACATCCGCTCGGTCGCCGAGAAGTACGACGTGCTCGACAAGCACCTGTTCGACTGCGACGTCACCGGCGCGCGCTGGAACGCGGCCACCGCGCAGTGGGAGATCACCTCCAACCGCGGCGACTTCACCGCCGACACCGTGGTCTCGGCGGTCGGCGCGCTGTGCGAGCCGAATCTGCCGGATATCAAGGGCATCAACAGCTTCGAAGGCGAGATCTTCCACTCCGCGCGCTGGAACCACGACGCCGTGCTCGACGGCAAGCGGGTCGCGGTGATCGGCACCGGCGCTTCGGCGATCCAGATCGTGCCCTCCATCGCCCCGCGCGTGGCGCACCTGGACCTCTACCAGCGCACCGCGCCGTGGTTGCTGCCGCGCTTCGACCGCGCCTACACCCTGCCGGAACGCCTGGCGTTCAAGCACATTCCCGGTGCGCAGCGGCTCTCGCGCGCGGCGATCTACGCGGCGCGCGAGACCCAGGTGGTGGGCCTGGCCAAATTCCCCGCGCTGATGCAGGGCTTCGAACTGCTGTCGAAAGCCAAACTGCGCATGGAGATCCGGGATCCGGAGCTGCGCCGCAAGGTCACCCCGAACTACCGCATCGGCTGCAAGCGCATGCTGATCTCCAACGACTACTACCCGGCGCTGGACCGCGACAATGTCGAGGTGATCACCGAGGGCATCACCGAGATCCGGCCGCACTCGATCGTCACCGCCGACGGCACCGAGCGCGAGATCGACGCCCTGATCGTGGCGACCGGCTTCCACGTCACCGACTCCCCCACCTACGAGACCATCGTGGGCAAGGACGGGCGCACGCTCAGCGAGGTCTTCGACGACATCGGCCAGCAGGGCTACAAGGGCTCGGCCATCGCCAACTTCCCCAATATGTTCTTCCTGCTCGGGCCGAACGTCGGGCTCGGCCACACCTCGATGGTGTACATGATCGAATCGCAGATCAATTACATCGCCGACGCGCTGGCCACCGTCGACCGGCTCGGGCTGCGCACGGTGGAGGTGCGCCGGGAAGCGCAGGACCAGTACAACAGGCAGCTCCAGAGCAAGCTGGGCGCCTCGGTCTGGAACACCGGCGGCTGCGCCAGCTGGTATCTGGACAAGCACGGCAACAACACCACGTTGTGGCCCGATTTCACCTTCCGTTTCCGCGATATCACCAGGCGTTTCGACATGACGGCTTACCTGACGAGCGCCGCTGATCCGAAGAGCACCACCGCGACGCCGAGCACCGCTTCGAAGCCGGAGCCGGTCGCCGCGTCCGCCGATCCGAAAGTTGTCCAGCCATGAGTAACAAAGACGCCTACTTCCACAACAAGGTCTGTGTCATCACCGGCGCGGGCTCCGGCATCGGCCGCGCGCTGGCCGAGGCGCTGGCGAGCAAGGGCGCGAAGCTGGCGCTCTCCGATGTCGATGTCGAGGGACTGGCCGAGACCGTGAAGCGCTGCCAGGCCCTCGGCGCGGAGGTGAAATCGGATCGGCTGGACGTGACCGAGCGCGAGAACGTCCTGCTCTACGCCGACGCGGTGAAGGAGCACTTCGGTGTGGTGCATCAGATCTACAACAACGCGGGCATCGCCTTCCACGGCGAGGTGACCCGGACCGAGTTCAAAGACATCGAACGCGTCATGGATGTCGACTTCTGGGGCGTCGTCAACGGCACCAAGGCGTTCCTGCCGATGCTCCTCGAGTCCGGCGACGGTCACGTGATCAATGTGTCGAGCCTGTTCGGCCTGATCGCGGTGCCCGGCCAGGCCGCCTACAACTCGGCTAAGTTCGCGGTGCGCGGGTTCACCGAGGCGCTGCGCCAGGAGATGCTCATCGCCAAGTCGCCGGTCAAGGTGACCTGTGTGCATCCGGGCGGCATCAAGACCGCCGTGGCCCGCAACGCCACCTACGCCGAGGGCATCGACCCGCACGCCACCGCCGCGCAGTTCGACAAGAAGTTGGCGATCCACACTCCGGAGATGGCGGCCGAGACCATCCTGAACGGCGTCGCCCGTGGCGAGGGCCGAGTGCTGATCGGCTGGGAGGCCAAGCTGCTCGACCTGTTCGTGCGCGTCACCGCCTCCGGGTATCAGCGCATCGCCGCCCTGGTGTCCGGTCGCTTCCTGCCCTGAGCGACCGGCCCGCTTCTCTCGCCCGCGCTCGACCGCCGGGCTCGGCCCGACCGCCGAGCCCGGCGTCGCCGCGACCGCCCCGCGCATCACACCGAGCCCCTTCCCCTGCGTCGGGCGCACACCATCGCATCGTGCCGCACGAGATCGGCGAACCCGTGCACATCACCCTCCTACCTCCCCGCGAACGGAGCCAGACCTGTGCGTGACCTCGATATTCCGCTGCCCGTCATGCGGGCGGTGCTGACCCCGCTGTACCGGGTGCTGATGCACCACCGGATGCCCCTCACCGCGCAGCGCGCGATCAGTGACGTCGTCGCGCGCGTCCAGTTCGTGCCGGCGAACACCACGGTCACGCCGCTGCGGCTGGGCGGCCGGCCGGCGGAACGGCTGACCGCGGGCACGTCGACCCCGGAGACCGCCGTGCTCTACCTGCACGGCGGCGGCTACACCATCGGTTCGCTGACCACCCACCGCTCGCTGGCCGCGCGCCTGGCCCACGAGACCGGCGCGGCGGTCTACCAGCTCGACTACCGGCTCGCGCCCGAACACCCCTACCCCGCCGCGCTCGACGACGCCACGGCGGCCTTCGACGAACTCCTCGACGCCGGGTACTCCCCGGAGCGGATCGCCGTCGCCGGTGACTCGGCGGGCGGCGGGCTGAGCCTGGCGACCGCGCAGCGCCTGATCGCCCAGCGCGGGGTGGCGCCGGGCGCGCTCGGGCTGATCGCGCCGTGGGTGGATCCGGGCGGACCCAGCACAGCAGACCGCGATCTGGTGGTGAACCGATGGTGGTCGAACCGGTGCGCCACCGACTACCTCGGCGCAGGCGATCCGCGAGCCATCGGCTACGCACCGCTGCACGGCCCGATGGCCGGATTACCGCCGAGCTACGTTCAAGCGGATACCAGTGAATTGCTGTATAAGCAGTGCGTACAGTTGGTGTCGGCACTGCGTGAAGCCGGCGTGAACGTAAGGTTCAGCGAAAGTAACGGACTGTGGCATGTCGCCCAGCTACAGGCTTCGCTGACCACGCCCGCGGCGGCTGCTGTGCGCGAACTGTCGGCGTTCCTTCGGGCGGCACTGCAACCTGTGGACATACGCGACCTCGGTTGATCGTCGAGCCGGATCGCGGCGGCCGGACAGACACCACGCGGCGGGGTGTCGTAGATTACTTGCGAGTTAACTAACGTGGAAGGGCACTGATGCGAGAGTTCGAAGTCCCGGCTTCCTACACAATCCCGGATGACGCGAACAATTCCGACAACGTCTTCCGCCATGCCGAACAGTCGCCGAACGCCGTGCTGTTCAAGGTGCCGAATGGCGAGAACAGCTGGTCGGATGTCACCGCGGCGCAGTTCGCGGCAGCCGTGACCGGCGTGGCGAAGGGTCTGATCGCTTCGGGCATCGAACTGGGCGACCGGGTGGCCATCATGGCCCCCACCCGCTACGAGTGGGCGCTGCTCGACTTCGCGATCTGGGCCGCGGGCGGCTGCACGGTGGCCATCTACGACAGTTCCTCGGCCGAGCAGGCGAAGTGGATCCTGCAGGACTCCGCGACCAAGCTGCTGGTCGTCGACAGCGACAAGCACCGCGCCGTGATCGACGAGATCGAGGACGGCGCGCTGCCCGCGCTGG from Nocardia higoensis includes the following:
- a CDS encoding flavin-containing monooxygenase, producing MSRKVTDNAVVTDDAVVTDTAVDDGQRTPRHVKTIIIGSGFAGLGLAIKLKQQGRTDYLVLERGSDVGGTWRDNTYPGAACDVPSHLYSYSFALNPNWSRSFSRQGEIQSYIRSVAEKYDVLDKHLFDCDVTGARWNAATAQWEITSNRGDFTADTVVSAVGALCEPNLPDIKGINSFEGEIFHSARWNHDAVLDGKRVAVIGTGASAIQIVPSIAPRVAHLDLYQRTAPWLLPRFDRAYTLPERLAFKHIPGAQRLSRAAIYAARETQVVGLAKFPALMQGFELLSKAKLRMEIRDPELRRKVTPNYRIGCKRMLISNDYYPALDRDNVEVITEGITEIRPHSIVTADGTEREIDALIVATGFHVTDSPTYETIVGKDGRTLSEVFDDIGQQGYKGSAIANFPNMFFLLGPNVGLGHTSMVYMIESQINYIADALATVDRLGLRTVEVRREAQDQYNRQLQSKLGASVWNTGGCASWYLDKHGNNTTLWPDFTFRFRDITRRFDMTAYLTSAADPKSTTATPSTASKPEPVAASADPKVVQP
- a CDS encoding TetR/AcrR family transcriptional regulator → MSVQSGERAKRIRLSPDERRSQLIALGAKMLGERAIEEISISAIAAEAGISRGLLFHYFPTKRDFQRAVVGHANAELLARLTPDRTLSIPEMLRDSIARYIDYVCENRSSYLALLRGPTSVDPELGPLVDATRDAVVELLLTELPTPVAEENRPRLLLGIRGWIAFVEETTLTWLRTEPVPRADLLDLLVDSLTGLAGSLEPALAEALGATDGQRVMQSTGRSHHMRELLG
- a CDS encoding SDR family NAD(P)-dependent oxidoreductase, with the translated sequence MSNKDAYFHNKVCVITGAGSGIGRALAEALASKGAKLALSDVDVEGLAETVKRCQALGAEVKSDRLDVTERENVLLYADAVKEHFGVVHQIYNNAGIAFHGEVTRTEFKDIERVMDVDFWGVVNGTKAFLPMLLESGDGHVINVSSLFGLIAVPGQAAYNSAKFAVRGFTEALRQEMLIAKSPVKVTCVHPGGIKTAVARNATYAEGIDPHATAAQFDKKLAIHTPEMAAETILNGVARGEGRVLIGWEAKLLDLFVRVTASGYQRIAALVSGRFLP
- a CDS encoding PaaI family thioesterase yields the protein MTGHLNLDGGFGALIGLDMVEFDPPGARSVCRIAVAAKHLNPHGVLHGGVMYSMADQGMGAAVYCVLAEGESCATIEIKIVYLAAVRDGVVECESRVINRGRRVIALESEIRNAGRLVAKALGTFAVFPSPARE
- a CDS encoding alpha/beta hydrolase, encoding MRDLDIPLPVMRAVLTPLYRVLMHHRMPLTAQRAISDVVARVQFVPANTTVTPLRLGGRPAERLTAGTSTPETAVLYLHGGGYTIGSLTTHRSLAARLAHETGAAVYQLDYRLAPEHPYPAALDDATAAFDELLDAGYSPERIAVAGDSAGGGLSLATAQRLIAQRGVAPGALGLIAPWVDPGGPSTADRDLVVNRWWSNRCATDYLGAGDPRAIGYAPLHGPMAGLPPSYVQADTSELLYKQCVQLVSALREAGVNVRFSESNGLWHVAQLQASLTTPAAAAVRELSAFLRAALQPVDIRDLG
- a CDS encoding DUF5652 family protein, giving the protein MAKRKWKDLSVRSRRLIVVTTVLEGILKIAALVDLARRPATEIRGSKRAWATAVLLVNSVGAVPLAYFLFGRRRARRA